TaatatcatgatatcaaaagattcttgaaaacaaaggaatatcctGAACAAGCTAGCAGAGATCAAAAaagaaccattagaaggcttgccagcagtttcttcttgagcggagaaGTCTTGTATAAAAGGACTCCAAATATGAACCTTTTAAGATGTGTGGATGCCCAAGAGGCTGAAAGAATCATGAATGAAGTGCATGTAGGAGTGTGTGGACCCCATATGAATGGATACGTCCTTGAAAAGAAAATCCTttgggcaggttattactggttGACCATGGAAaatgattgcttcagttttgtctgaaagtgtcatcagtgttagGTACACGGTGACTTGATTCATGCACCGCATTCAGAATtgcatcctatgtcagcaccATAGTcgtttgttgcttggggtatggatgtcattagCCAATCAAgctaaaagcttcaaatgggcatagattcatcttagttgccatagactatttcacaaagtgggttgaaacAGTCACTCTCGAAGCCAtcaccaagaaagtagtggtggACTTTGTGTATTCCAACATTATCTGTCGTTatggtattcctaaaactatcattacggacaatgctgcaaatttgaatagtcatttgatgaggaAGGTATGCGAATAATTTAAGATCACACATCGAAATTCTACCCCTTATTTCCCTAAAGCTAATGGCgttgttgaagcagcaaacaaaaacatcaaaaagatcctcaggaaaatgattcaaagttctagacaatggcatgaaaagtttacttttgcattgttaggataacACACCACTTTGCGCACATCAGTTGGGGAAACACcctatctattggtttatggcactaaaGCCGTAATACccacagaagttgaaattccatctctTCGAATCATCGTTGAAGTTGAGATAGAGGACAATGAATGGTTCAAGACCCATCTAGAACAGTtaaccctgattgatgaaaagctgATGGTcgcagtttgccacgggcagttgtatcaacaaagaatgacCCGTTCCAACAACAAGAAAGtgaactttgaagtggggcaactcattTTGAGATGTATTCTCCTGCATCATAAGGAAGCAAAAGGAATGTTTGCTCCAAACTGGAAGGGCccgtacattataagaaaattgttgccaaaagggGCAATGTTCTTGggagacatcgaaggaaatgaccctgaaatAGCTATCAATGCAGACGCGGTCAAATGGTATTACGTTTAAACCTTCTGCGGTACTGACACTCTccgattggaatgacgaaggttTTCATTCTCGCTATCCAAATACTATTAACCCTTTGTAAACCATTTGAtccggttacctttctttgatcaccctctttggaacccgaaatgttgtaaaaaaataaaaaaaataaaaataaaaataaaataaaataacaaaaacaaaaagaaaatcaaaaacaaagtttcctgaacttcgttcgacttgattccaaaaggatacattggcagcctctctctggggttcagtcacaccaaaacaaaaatccacatttctccaaaagttgaaactggggcaggattTATAATGGTTCAGCGACGGTTCgcttgaaaggttccaaagttataattcaatccaaattctttttaccctaAATCCTGTTCAAAGTCCTTCTAATCAATCGGCAAAGacgttcaaaatgggaggatgttGGTTACTTGGATTTGATACAATCAAAGGAgcgaaataaaatgagagagtcttatttgtgaaaacccacatgggcaccgtaaggcgatggtgatcagagaaattgaaaatgagagagtcttgttagtgaaaactcacaaagagcactataagacgacgatgagaagagaaataagagaggtcggttggtgaaaacccgcaaagggcgccactaATCGAAAAAGAAATCCCTTACAACCATCGGCAGTGATAGAGTCCTAGCAAGGTTTCTCAGTTTTGAGGTATGATTTATGATGGGTTTACAAGAGTTGGATGGTTTGCAcagatcgggtatccagtccaagaagcatgtcatgtctattgaggTCTGCGTGCTCCcaagataagtccttctttcctttccccgaaagggacacttctagtttGAATTCATTATCCTGTCtgttgtttatttttctttgattccctttcggtctaattctcctccgaaactaatacaaagaaaagatggtaaGATTGGTTTTACAAGGTTTTGTTTTACAAAAGCTAAAATTCAAGaaaagcacccagcctcagcaggtgcatcaagtcgacctcgactggccatgatggccgatgctcTAGAgtcaaaaaattttgaaaataaaggaaatcaaagtcaagtgcccataaaggcaaaataagatAGAAAGGCTAAGCCCTGCATGGGTCAATCGTCATGTGGAATTTGAGGAAGTCCAGATCCCCGATTTTAGAAATGAAACCAATTTCTAGAGAGCCAGCGAGCAATAGAGGTTTTATTGAAAGAACTGGGGCGAGATCAATcgattgaaacaatcaaggtcacaaaaccaaccaccgtttcaaactgacaaattgttctttgatttgaatACAGAAAAATAGGTGCAGTCCAAAACAACCTTGCAAAAGCAGGTGCAATAAAAGCAAGGTACGCAGAAACCAAAACGGTTATGTAGCAAACGTTAACCCGAAAAGGGAAGTCTCTTTCAAACTCTTCATTCATTCtcctaaataaaatgaaaagtgaaattaaaaaaagaagaaaaattcaaaatcatggtagcatagggtctccaatctctagctacgtttttccaacatagggtctcattccctagtcgctgcCAGCATAACATGGTAGTCTTTTCTagtatagggtcccactccctagttgatcccagcataacccgataacctttttctggcataacccgatgactttcccggcataacccgagggcttgtccgacataacccgtggacctttccggcataattcagtgacttttccggcataacccgaggaccttttctggcataacccgatgacttttccggcataacccgaggacctttccggcataacccaatgactttcCCGACATAACTAGAGGACCTTTCCAGCATagcccgatgactttcccggcataacctgaggacctttcccagcataacccgaggacctttccagcatatcccgatgacttttccggcataacccgatgaatttttcggcataacccgatgactctgccagcataacctggtagtcctttctggcataacccgaggactttttcggcataacccgatgactctgCCAGCAGAACCTGGTAGTCCTTTCTAGTAttgggtcccactccctagttgatgcccgCATAACCTGGTAACCTTTCTAACTTAGGGCCTCCGATCCCCATTTGATTTCATTTTttatatagggtctccacttcctgatctctttttctcaaggatacacaatcctgtttttattgctttcaataaagaagtaatttagttgttgttacaataactcatgaaattttcctagtgaaaactgggacagaaaaattttgttcgtttgtttgttttggtgtatgAACAGGTTTTTACCATTAGGCAcgaggtttgagatgaccaaaagaagaagtctcaatccaaataaaagaaaagaaaacaagaaaataagCTGAACTCTGAgtgtagaagcggagaaaagatgcggaTTTCTTAAGATATGATTGAAATCACAAAttttgcatgtcccgccttgatccgaaaagatgaagaagaatgaaccagcggttgcagctaacgagcatcaagattcagatcagagtctacaggaagaaccagccaagactcaagatcaagctttagaaggtttatagataggaatcttgtaactcgtagttgataggatTAGCTAGTTTCGTTTTTCATCTTTCATTTTAGTGTAATAAGAAGCTCAACAAGCAGACCTCcgaaggatatgtaggcaaccttcgaatcaaggttcggtcagactttttccaaaaaattcttcccatggagtttcaaacgggcaaaaatcactcctagttgctcattttatctttgcccgaaaactcttcgtgtttccgagcaaagaggggcagctgtgagcatgtgattttttccctattcaaaatactcctacaaaattaaagaaatagatttctcccaattgtttgcaattttataggatttttatttattatttgcatttttgtgcacgtttaatttttattaaaattatgaaaatgccctaaaaatgtcaaaaacatCATGCACTGCATATTAGACTTTAtgttcatattttaggattaattagttaattacttgctttattaaaacaaaaaatcataaaatattgctcatttttacattttagcTTTAAATTTTAGATTAGTAATCTTTTCTGtttaatttaggatcaactaatttttgtaaatattataattagataattagcttaatttagaatttaatttagaattttaattaattagagaaaagaaaaaggaaaaacaaagaaaagaaaaataggaaaatgtATTTGGTCTTGTTTCTTTGAAATTGGGCCAATCTTTAAAATTGGCCCGGTTTAATTGTTAAAATTTCGTTCAAAcccagcccaatcccataaaacTCGGTCCAATCCCCTTAGCCCCAAAACGACCATGTATTGCCCCTCCTTAATCCCACCCGTTGATCACCATGAATCTAACGACTGAGAACTGATCATCCCTTTTGTATAATACTGTCCGAACAGACCTCCCCCCTTACCCCAAAACCTACCTCAGTccctcatctctctcaagaaactAAAACCTAGCCACCCTCTCACTCCCTCGCCGGCTCTGCCTCACTCTCACCAAATCGCTCCAAATTTACACCCTGTAATCCTGAGCCCCTACCAAACACTATCCCACTATCAATTTCCCCAAAATCACCTCCCAAATCCATCAATTTCAGATCTGAAAATCATACCCAAACCCTAAATTgaccaaaccaccccaaaactaCATGCCACACTCCTCACACCCCTCTGAAATTTAAACCATAGCCGATTTCCCGAAACCCCTGCCCTTGCTTCattaattttaaaatccaaaTTCTGGAACCCTAGCTTCGTTTTGGCTTCTTATTTGGGCATGCGAGGTTGGTTCTTTGGACCCATGACTTACATCAGTCAATTGCTCTTGATAAGAGCAATCGATTGATGTTAGTTTAGGTTCATTTTTACCCCCATGAAACTTGTTCCGAGTTCGTGGTTGTCTCAGACGAGTCTTGGTGGTATTTTCTATTCTTTCTTTGGttattcttcctttcttttttgatcAGTTTTCATGACTTAGGGTTTTTCAGTGCTCCAGTTTTATGCGTTTGTTCATCTTGCTTATATTAGTATAAATTAGCATATTTTACCAGTTTCATTACATGAAATTCCTATTGATTCCATCACAGTGTGATTCATGTTTATGGTTAGTTCAATTTAGGTTTTCTAATGCTTAATATTGTAGGATTCATTTGCATTTTTTTATTACATGATTATTATTTCGGTTAATTGTTGGCCCAGTCCCTGTTTGTTTGATTTGTACATCATTAGAAACTTGTAAGGGTCTATTTAAACTAAAAGAAACGTAAAATGATTTTCAGAAAAAATATCTAGGAAAAAGAAGGTTCTAGAAGTATACAGCTGTCCAAAATAGTTTAAAAGATGTTGAGAATGGAGAGCTGTCCATTATTCTCTATCAAATATGCTGTACTATCTAAGGAATTTAGGGTAGAATATTCTTTTGATGCTATTTTTGGATATACACTATAAAAGGAAGGCCATTCACTCATTCTCATATACACACTCATCAGATTTTCAGAACCCTAAAATACATTCAAAAAGTTTAGCTACTATTTCCTTAGGAATTGATTTTTTTCCCTTTGATTTTAGCAAAAAACTTAAAGCACTTCTTTGGGATTTTTTGGTTTTCATAAGTCAAAAAATGGATTGAATGTGATGCTTTCTTTCTCTGGGATTTACTGTTGTAGTTGTTTGTGTTTGCGCACCTTCCATTAGCTGTTGTGAACTCTGGGTTAGCTATCATCAAGATTGAAGAATCCATTTTCTACTCCTTAAGTTCTATTGATTTCTGCTGCTAGGTTTGTAGAAACTCCATCTGTTACTATCTTTTGAATAAAGAAATGACAAGTTAGATTGTTGATTTCATGACCATATATAAATATGTATGTTTATTACATTTAATTATCAGATCTATCGACATTTGCTGTTAAAACTATATGCTTAAGCTAAAAGCTAAACTAAaatcacttctttttctttgaaaattctatCTGATGTTCTAGAATGACATTTATGTGAACTACCTTGATGTCTACCTTCTGTTAAGTGTGATTGTTCATCCTAAGCAAACCATGCTGACTCTATCTACTTTCATCTTGTTTTGTTTAACATATAACTGATCTTGTTTCTCTTcttctgtttcttttttcttctgaaACTGATTTCCAATGTGAATTTGGATCTCAGCATGTGTATTTTTCTAATAAACATTAGTTGTTTGCATCTGAAcattatataaaattttaatcTGTTTCATGTTTGCTTGATAAGTTGAGATTCAGTAGATGTTTTTTGAAGGTCACTACTTGTGGATCCAGTCACCTGTTGGTTTGATTTGCAATTCAAGGCATTGAGCAAGTTACATCTCTTTGACATTTATTTGATTTTGGGTCTTTTATATTCTGATTGTCTAAAGCTCGGGAACTCTGTAATAAAGGGTGGGTTTAGTGACTTTGAGCCATGATTATGTATATGGTAAACAACAGTATATGTGTTTAAGGGCTTATTTAGAAAGTTTATGGTTCACTCATTGTATCAAATTTGTTATATCATTTAACCTTGTCTTCTACTACTTGAAAGGGTGCCATagtgtaaaaaaagaaaaataatagtttTGTTGTTAATTAAATCATTGTAATTATCAGTAGGTCTACAATTGTTATTTTGAATTATCTTCTTCAAGTGTTTAAAATACAGTATAGCTTATTCATATTTTGCGCGCAATAGTGTAAATGCCAGTGGATGAATTAGCTCCTACCTTTTGTCATTCGGGCTTCCTTGGGGGAGCCCAATGCCGAAAACAGCTTGGTTAAGGCATGCTGAGAGTTCACCTGAATGTTTGCTTTCCTAATGGACCTTTGGTTTGTACCCACTAAAATGTGTATGAGATTTGGTTGGGCCATGGGCCAGCTTTAGTTATTGTGATAGCGGCTtaatttgagcccaaattttaaaATTGACTTGCGTTAATTTAGTTACAGATCTTCCCTCACCTCCTTCTTTATCACATGAAAACAAAATATAGATTCAAGTTTTAGTCTGTTTAAGATTAGAATAGTTTCCTCGAACCCACAACGTTTTTTTATAATCATGCCACCCAACGAAATATTAGATCTAGTATAAACGAACCTTCGAATACCGTAGTTTGCTTTAATTGGGTAcaatcttttaaaataaattgaggaGCGCCATTCATAAATAAATTccataatctatggccctcacattaataCCAAAACTAGTGTGAAAAATACTTGGAACATTCATAACTAGTGTAGAAAACACTTTGAGCATTCGTAGCTTGCTTTAAGAGGGTTTTATAATAAATCACCACAACTACGGGTACGGCTCCCGTGGCGTAGTCGTGATATATAATtcccaaattcgggtgtgcatttcatgtgacccgatcctaacaacttcgaacaataataaaataaacatgtcgtgaatcgcgggtgcatttcatgtagcatggTTTGTGGTGTGCTCTCAAataaacaagtgtacgacaatcgtaacttgttcaagaaataatttcataaatcctaAAAAAAGCGGTTAaacataattaaaagcggttataaagttaaaaatgcacaataggtttaaaacatataGTAAATCAGGTAATTAGgctaattattaatagttaagcgaccgtgctcaaACCACGAAATCCGaaaattcctaacaccttctctcaggttaacagaatttcgTATCTAGTATTTTTGGTTTCGTAGACATTTAAATAAAGTCgattttcctcaatttgggatttaaaataaaccggtgacttgggacaccacaataAATATCCTAAGTGGCGGCtctaattaaatttaaaaaaaattcatttcgatttatgtcactttaattgaaaatactcccttatatcccttcgggtgggaaaaaggaggtgtgacaattaggAAGACCAAAAACCATATTCTTCTGAAGTAACAGTTTTAGTCCTCCAAAATTTAGATGTCCATATATGTAATGCCAGAGCCATGCTTGACTATCCAACTTCgctgaaaaataaaaattggtaGAGCCAATATCTTGCACATGAAGCGGGAAAAGTTTATTTGCACTCATCTTAGCTTCAGCAATCAACCCAAGATTAGAATCTAGGATTCTGCAAATTCCATGCTTGATAGACACTTCATAGCCGTTCTCTTGAAGTTGACCCACACTAATAAGATTTTTCTTTAAATCCGGTACAAGGAACACATCAGAAATAATATGCACAGATGAAGATTTTGTTTGAACTTTTACCTTCCTTTTCCTTTGGTAGCAAGTCGGGAATTGTCGCCTAACTTGACTGTTGTGCGAAAAGTTTCATCCAATTCAGAAAATGTAGATTTTTCTCCACACATATAGTTGCTACAACCTGTATCTAAATAACATAAATCCATGTGGCGTTCTTCTGTGGATTGAGACACCATCAACAAAGAAACCTCTTCCTCCGTCTCAGTAACTTCTGTAAAATTAGAGTTTTCTCCACGTACATTTTTCAAATTTGTACGACATTCAGAACGATAATGGCCATACCTGTGACACCTATAACACTCAATGTGGGACTTATCTGCAGACCTTGGCTTCCCATTTGACGAGTGTTGTTGATCACGACCATGCTGACCATTCTTTTTGTGAGTTCCTTCTTTAGCTTTGTTTGAGTTTCTTCCCTTCCACTTGTTCCTTCGACACACAGAATCTTTGAAGGTTGTGATTGCTTGCAAGGCTTGCTCCTCCGTATCTTGCTTAACAATTTTCTGCTCATGAACCATCAAAGAATTTTGTAGTTCATCAAATGAAAGAGTATCAAGATCTTTCGACTCTTCAATGGAGcagataataaaattaaatttagGCAACATGGACCGCAGGATCTTCTCGACGATAGTAACATCTGCAAGCCTCTCTCCATGAATTCACATCTTGTTTGCAATTGCCAATGTGCGTGAGAAGTACAACGATACCGACTCTCCCGATTTCATACGCAGGGTTTCAAACTCACCTTGTAGAGGCTCGCTTTGCCCTTGCATTCCCTTGGTATTTGTCATAGAGTCCCAGATTTTCTTTGACGTATCCTTGCAAAGAAGAATTATTTCCAATATCGAACGATCAATGGCTTGGAAAAGATAGTTCTTTGCCTTCAATTCTCTCAACCTTTGTGCTTCAAGTTGTGTCTTTTGAGCATTTGTTAGAACAACATCCGCTCCAGGTTCTTGAATTCCACCATTAACAACTGCCCATAACTCTTTGGACCTCAAAAGGTTTTCCATGAGCATGCTCCAATGGTCATAATGGACATCAAAACGAGGAATGGCTGCTTGCACAAA
Above is a window of Nicotiana tabacum cultivar K326 chromosome 8, ASM71507v2, whole genome shotgun sequence DNA encoding:
- the LOC142163120 gene encoding uncharacterized protein LOC142163120, with protein sequence MTSENNFVQAAIPRFDVHYDHWSMLMENLLRSKELWAVVNGGIQEPGADVVLTNAQKTQLEAQRLRELKAKNYLFQAIDRSILEIILLCKDTSKKIWDSMTNTKGMQGQSEPLQESKDLDTLSFDELQNSLMVHEQKIVKQDTEEQALQAITTFKDSVCRRNKWKGRNSNKAKEGTHKKNGQHGRDQQHSSNGKPRSADKSHIECYRCHRYGHYRSECRTNLKNVRGENSNFTEVTETEEEVSLLMVSQSTEERHMDLCYLDTGCSNYMCGEKSTFSELDETFRTTVKLGDNSRLATKGKGRILDSNLGLIAEAKMSANKLFPLHVQDIGSTNFYFSAKLDSQAWLWHYIYGHLNFGGLKLLLQKNMKNTHAEIQIHIGNQFQKKKETEEEKQDQLYVKQNKMKVDRVSMVCLG